In Streptomyces sp. SN-593, a single genomic region encodes these proteins:
- a CDS encoding ribose-phosphate diphosphokinase, producing the protein MTGIKTTGEKKLMLFSGRAHPDLAEAVAVELGVELVPTRAFDFANGEIYVRFEESARGADCFLIQSHTSPINQWIMEQLIMVDALKRASARSITVIVPFYGYARQDKKHRGREPISARLMADLFKTAGAERILTVDLHTDQIQGFFDGPVDHMVALPVLADYVGAKVDRAKLTVVSPDAGRVRVADRWCDRLGAPLAIVHKRRDPDVANQVKVHEVVGDVKGRVCVLVDDMIDTGGTICAAADALFANGAEDVIVTATHGVLSGPAADRLKNSKVSEFVFTDTLPTPAETDLDKITVLSMAPTIANAVREVFEDGSVTSLFEDSH; encoded by the coding sequence GTGACCGGGATCAAGACGACCGGTGAGAAGAAGCTGATGCTCTTCTCCGGCCGCGCCCACCCCGATCTGGCGGAGGCGGTGGCAGTCGAGCTGGGTGTCGAGCTCGTGCCCACCCGGGCTTTCGACTTCGCCAACGGCGAGATCTACGTGCGGTTCGAGGAGTCGGCCCGCGGCGCCGACTGCTTCCTGATACAGAGCCACACCAGCCCGATCAACCAGTGGATCATGGAACAGCTCATCATGGTCGACGCTCTCAAGCGGGCCTCCGCGCGGAGCATCACCGTGATCGTGCCGTTCTACGGGTACGCCCGCCAGGACAAGAAGCACCGCGGCCGCGAGCCGATCTCGGCCCGGCTGATGGCGGACCTGTTCAAGACCGCGGGCGCCGAGCGCATCCTCACCGTCGACCTGCACACCGACCAGATCCAGGGCTTCTTCGACGGCCCGGTGGACCACATGGTCGCGCTGCCGGTGCTGGCGGACTACGTCGGCGCGAAGGTGGACCGCGCCAAGCTCACCGTGGTCTCCCCGGACGCCGGCCGGGTGCGGGTCGCCGACCGCTGGTGCGACCGGCTGGGCGCGCCGCTGGCGATCGTGCACAAGCGCCGGGACCCCGACGTCGCCAACCAGGTCAAGGTCCACGAGGTGGTCGGCGACGTCAAGGGCCGGGTGTGCGTGCTGGTCGACGACATGATCGACACCGGCGGCACCATCTGCGCCGCCGCGGACGCGCTGTTCGCCAACGGTGCGGAGGACGTCATCGTCACCGCCACCCACGGGGTGCTGTCCGGACCCGCCGCGGACCGGCTGAAGAACTCCAAGGTCAGCGAGTTCGTCTTCACCGACACGCTGCCGACGCCGGCCGAGACCGACCTCGACAAGATCACGGTGCTGTCGATGGCGCCGACCATCGCGAACGCGGTGCGCGAGGTCTTCGAGGACGGCTCGGTCACCAGCCTCTTCGAGGACTCCCACTAG
- the glmU gene encoding bifunctional UDP-N-acetylglucosamine diphosphorylase/glucosamine-1-phosphate N-acetyltransferase GlmU, producing MSPNRPAAVVILAAGEGTRMKSATPKILHSICGRSLIGHAVAAARALDPEHLVVVVGHGREQVTAHLAEQDPQALTAVQEEQLGTGHAVRVGLAELTRRGSGVDGTVVVTYGDVPLLTAETLAAFTAAHRAEGNAVTVLTAQVPDPTGYGRIVRGSDGQVTAIVEQKDASDALRSVKEINSGVYAYDGRLLAEALGKLTTDNAQGEEYLTDTLAILRDAGHRVGAYVAADHHEIAGVNDRVQLARARRALNDRLLERAMLAGATIVDPATTWVDVTVTLEPDALVHPNTQLLGATSVAAGAEVGPECTLTDTTVGPGARVTHAVADQAEIGAQASVGPYAYLRPGARLGARAKAGTYVEMKNASIGEGTKVPHLSYVGDATIGDHTNIGAATVFVNYDGEHKHHTVIGSYCKTGADNMFVAPRVIGDGVYTAAGSVITKDVPSGSLAVARGQQRNIEGWVARKRPGSAAAQAAERAEQQGDGPGAQE from the coding sequence GTGAGCCCCAACCGCCCGGCTGCCGTCGTCATCCTCGCCGCGGGTGAGGGCACCCGCATGAAGTCGGCCACCCCCAAGATCCTGCACTCGATCTGCGGCCGCTCGCTGATCGGCCACGCCGTCGCCGCGGCCCGCGCGCTGGACCCCGAGCACCTCGTGGTCGTCGTCGGACACGGGCGCGAGCAGGTCACCGCGCACCTGGCCGAACAGGACCCGCAGGCGCTCACCGCCGTGCAGGAGGAACAGCTCGGCACCGGCCACGCGGTGCGCGTGGGCCTGGCCGAGCTGACCCGGCGCGGCTCGGGCGTGGACGGCACCGTGGTGGTGACCTACGGCGACGTGCCGCTGCTGACCGCCGAGACGCTGGCCGCCTTCACCGCCGCGCACCGCGCCGAGGGCAACGCGGTCACCGTGCTGACCGCCCAGGTGCCCGACCCGACCGGCTACGGGCGGATCGTGCGCGGCTCGGACGGCCAGGTCACCGCGATCGTCGAGCAGAAGGACGCCAGCGACGCGCTGCGGTCGGTCAAGGAGATCAACTCCGGCGTGTACGCCTACGACGGGCGGCTGCTCGCGGAGGCGCTGGGCAAGCTCACCACCGACAACGCCCAGGGCGAAGAGTACCTCACCGACACCCTGGCGATCCTGCGCGACGCCGGCCACCGGGTCGGCGCGTACGTCGCCGCCGACCACCACGAGATCGCCGGGGTCAACGACCGGGTGCAGCTCGCCCGCGCCCGCCGCGCGCTCAACGACCGGCTGCTGGAGCGGGCCATGCTCGCCGGCGCCACCATCGTGGACCCGGCCACCACCTGGGTGGACGTCACCGTCACCCTGGAGCCGGACGCACTGGTGCACCCCAACACGCAGCTGCTCGGCGCCACGAGCGTCGCCGCCGGCGCCGAGGTCGGCCCGGAGTGCACCCTCACCGACACCACCGTCGGGCCCGGCGCCAGGGTCACGCACGCCGTCGCCGACCAGGCCGAGATCGGCGCGCAGGCGTCGGTGGGCCCGTACGCCTACCTGCGGCCGGGCGCGCGGCTGGGCGCGCGGGCCAAGGCGGGTACGTACGTCGAGATGAAGAACGCCTCGATCGGCGAGGGCACCAAGGTGCCGCACCTGAGCTACGTCGGCGACGCGACCATCGGCGACCACACCAACATCGGCGCCGCGACCGTCTTCGTGAACTACGACGGCGAGCACAAGCACCACACCGTCATCGGCAGCTACTGCAAGACCGGCGCGGACAACATGTTCGTCGCCCCCCGGGTGATCGGCGACGGCGTCTACACCGCCGCCGGCTCGGTGATCACCAAGGACGTGCCTTCCGGTTCGCTGGCCGTCGCCCGCGGGCAGCAGCGCAACATCGAGGGCTGGGTGGCCCGCAAGCGCCCTGGCAGTGCCGCTGCGCAGGCGGCCGAACGCGCAGAGCAGCAGGGTGACGGGCCCGGCGCGCAGGAGTGA